In one window of Nicotiana tabacum cultivar K326 chromosome 12, ASM71507v2, whole genome shotgun sequence DNA:
- the LOC107787296 gene encoding putative pentatricopeptide repeat-containing protein At1g77010, mitochondrial, translated as MELDLQSCARLLNTFNTRQSLPKGKQLHLVFLKRGILNSALTIANRLLQMYAKCGQMTDAKLLFDEMSQRNCFTWNTMIEGYMKWGNTNNSLDLFRLMPSKNEFSWNVVILGLVKAEELGVARRLFHEMPRKNEIVWNSLIHGYAKTGFPGVALCLFKEFIEGDFHEMCGASRIDSFVLATALGACAETRAVDLGKQIHARTIVDEVEVDSVLASSLVNMYGKGGDLDSASYILNRMQNPDNFSLSALISAYSNCGRMDDARKIFNLITDPCIVLWNSMIAGYVASDKVSEALLLFEEMHREGVIADSSTLASVLNACASAHSLKNCLQMHAYGCKLGLLDDLIVASALVDTYAKCGRPDEAAGVFNELKIHDTVLLNSMITIYFSCNRTEDARQLFESMPYKSLISWNSMLIGLSQNGCPVEALDLFCRMNRMDFRMDKFSFSSVISACASIASVELGEQIFARAVIIGIDWDQIISTSLIDLYCKCGFVTDARRLFNQMMKSDEVSWNSMLMGYATNGYGNEALNLFHEMRSAGVLPTNITFIGVLSACDHCGLLEEGKRWFYSMNYDYHIDPGIEHYACMVDLYARVGCPEEAVNLIEKMPFEADSSMWLSILRGCVAHGNKILGELVAKRIIELDPENSGAFVQLSNIFATSEDWERSAFVRRLMTEKKIYKISGRSWSDM; from the coding sequence ATGGAGCTAGACTTGCAATCCTGCGCTCGACTGCTCAATACATTCAACACCCGCCAATCTCTTCCAAAGGGGAAGCAACTCCATCTTGTTTTCCTCAAAAGGGGCATCCTCAACTCTGCTCTCACAATAGCCAATCGTCTTCTTCAGATGTACGCTAAGTGTGGACAAATGACCGATGCAAAATTACTGTTCGACGAAATGTCTCAGAGAAATTGCTTCACTTGGAATACCATGATTGAAGGGTACATGAAATGGGGAAATACAAACAACTCTCTGGACTTGTTTCGTTTGATGCCTTCCAAGAATGAATTTTCTTGGAATGTAGTCATTCTTGGCCTTGTCAAAGCTGAGGAGTTGGGTGTTGCTAGAAGACTTTTCCATGAAATGCCACGTAAGAACGAAATCGTTTGGAATTCACTCATTCATGGGTATGCGAAAACGGGGTTCCCTGGTGTGGCTTTATGCTTATTTAAGGAGTTTATAGAAGGGGATTTTCATGAAATGTGTGGTGCATCACGTATAGATTCCTTTGTTTTGGCAACTGCATTAGGGGCTTGTGCTGAAACGAGAGCTGTCGATTTGGGGAAGCAAATTCATGCTCGTACTATAGTCGATGAAGTTGAAGTTGATTCTGTGTTGGCAAGTTCTTTAGTTAACATGTATGGAAAGGGTGGTGATTTGGATAGCGCGAGTTACATTTTGAACAGAATGCAGAACCCTGATAACTTTTCCTTGTCAGCATTGATATCAGCATATTCAAACTGTGGTAGAATGGATGATGCTAGAAAGATCTTCAATCTTATAACTGATCCTTGTATTGTATTATGGAATTCCATGATAGCAGGGTACGTGGCAAGCGATAAAGTGTCAGAGGCATTATTGCTTTTTGAGGAGATGCACAGAGAGGGAGTTATAGCGGATTCCTCTACATTAGCTAGTGTATTGAATGCATGTGCTAGTGCACATTCCCTTAAAAATTGTTTGCAAATGCATGCTTATGGTTGTAAGCTTGGACTGCTAGATGACCTTATCGTTGCTAGTGCTCTAGTTGACACATATGCTAAATGTGGACGTCCTGATGAAGCTGCCGGTGTTTTTAATGAACTCAAAATACATGACACAGTCTTGCTAAATTCTATGATTACCATTTATTTTAGTTGCAACAGAACTGAAGACGCGAGACAATTATTTGAGTCAATGCCCTATAAGAGCTTAATATCTTGGAATTCCATGTTAATTGGTCTTAGTCAAAATGGTTGTCCAGTTGAAGCACTGGATCTTTTCTGCAGGATGAATAGGATGGATTTTAGGATGGACAAATTTAGTTTTTCAAGTGTGATCAGTGCCTGTGCAAGCATTGCATCAGTTGAACTTGGTGAACAGATTTTTGCAAGAGCTGTTATCATCGGTATTGATTGGGATCAAATAATTTCTACCTCCTTAATTGATCTTTACTGCAAGTGTGGTTTTGTTACTGATGCCAGGAGGCTTTTTAACCAAATGATGAAATCCGACGAGGTTTCATGGAATTCTATGTTGATGGGTTATGCTACAAATGGTTATGGAAATGAAGCATTAAATCTATTCCACGAAATGAGAAGTGCGGGTGTTTTGCCAACAAATATCACATTTATTGGAGTCTTGTCTGCCTGTGATCATTGTGGTCTACTGGAAGAGGGAAAAAGGTGGTTTTATTCAATGAATTATGATTACCACATTGATCCAGGGATTGAACATTACGCCTGTATGGTAGATCTTTATGCACGAGTAGGTTGTCCTGAAGAAGCAGTAAACCTAATTGAAAAGATGCCATTTGAGGCAGATTCAAGCATGTGGTTATCCATTTTGAGAGGATGTGTAGCTCATGGTAATAAGATACTAGGAGAGCTTGTGGCCAAACGCATTATAGAGCTTGATCCTGAGAATTCAGGTGCTTTCGTGCAATTATCAAACATATTTGCTACATCTGAGGACTGGGAAAGATCTGCTTTTGTCCGGAGGCTGATGACAGAAAAGAAAATCTACAAGATTTCTGGTCGAAGTTGGAGTGATATGTAA